Proteins found in one Drosophila innubila isolate TH190305 chromosome X, UK_Dinn_1.0, whole genome shotgun sequence genomic segment:
- the LOC117793719 gene encoding uncharacterized protein LOC117793719 encodes MFKLTTCCLLLVVLVAAAEANKKVRPCAGRCSYKDLAGRGTVCARNAKTNICTRLQACQLRERNCALRELGKAPLRQTSSSSCARVVGKSGSAPCASIRRRRTSKRRSCRSNPSCRRQRPNSCWRTRDGRNLWLSACSAQQRNCVNRRRPHLQLTRTNDWVCRDPKDKEILLNKL; translated from the coding sequence ATGTTCAAGCTTACAACTTGTTGTTTACTCCTCGTCGTCCTCGTGGCAGCCGCTGAGGCCAACAAGAAGGTGCGGCCTTGTGCGGGTCGTTGCAGCTACAAGGATTTGGCTGGCAGGGGAACGGTTTGTGCCCGTAACGCAAAAACCAACATTTGCACCAGGCTTCAGGCCTGCCAACTCCGTGAGCGCAACTGTGCCCTGAGGGAACTTGGCAAGGCCCCTCTAAGGCAGACATCCTCATCGAGCTGTGCCCGAGTTGTCGGCAAGAGCGGCAGTGCTCCCTGTGCATCGATCCGTCGTCGTCGTACCTCCAAGCGCAGGAGCTGCAGGAGCAACCCATCCTGCAGGCGTCAAAGGCCCAACAGCTGCTGGCGCACTCGGGATGGCCGCAACCTTTGGCTGAGCGCATGCAGCGCCCAGCAGAGGAACTGCGTCAACAGGAGGCGGCCGCATCTTCAGCTGACCCGCACCAACGACTGGGTGTGCCGTGACCCAAAGGACAAGGAGATTCTCCTCAACAAGCTGTAA